Proteins encoded in a region of the Scomber scombrus chromosome 16, fScoSco1.1, whole genome shotgun sequence genome:
- the triqk gene encoding triple QxxK/R motif-containing protein isoform X1, translating to MGKKDAGATKLPVDQYRKQIEKNHCSPSDMILSGKQDYKKTKSALKATRLKAEAKKSSSGFKDAFLVIAAILFFVLCVYAFFYLNLSTEINMDLDVD from the exons ATGGGGAAGAAGGATGCCGGCGCGACCAAATTACCGGTTGATCAGTACAGAAAACAGATTG AAAAGAACCACTGCTCCCCAAGCGACATGATACTCAGTG gtaAGCAAGACTACAAAAAGACAAAGTCAGCCTTAAAGGCCACACGACTGAAAGCTGAGGCAAAGAAGAGTTCCTCTGGATTCAAG GATGCTTTTCTGGTCATCGCAGCAATCCTGTTCTTTGTGCTCTGTGTGTACGCCTTCTTCTACCTCAACCTGAGCACCGAGATCAACATGGACCTGGACGTGGATTAA
- the triqk gene encoding triple QxxK/R motif-containing protein isoform X2 codes for MGKKDAGATKLPVDQYRKQIGKQDYKKTKSALKATRLKAEAKKSSSGFKDAFLVIAAILFFVLCVYAFFYLNLSTEINMDLDVD; via the exons ATGGGGAAGAAGGATGCCGGCGCGACCAAATTACCGGTTGATCAGTACAGAAAACAGATTG gtaAGCAAGACTACAAAAAGACAAAGTCAGCCTTAAAGGCCACACGACTGAAAGCTGAGGCAAAGAAGAGTTCCTCTGGATTCAAG GATGCTTTTCTGGTCATCGCAGCAATCCTGTTCTTTGTGCTCTGTGTGTACGCCTTCTTCTACCTCAACCTGAGCACCGAGATCAACATGGACCTGGACGTGGATTAA